Proteins encoded within one genomic window of Calonectris borealis chromosome 1, bCalBor7.hap1.2, whole genome shotgun sequence:
- the TCF20 gene encoding transcription factor 20 isoform X2 — protein MMFDCMETLETWTQEGFRAAALLLNSMQSFREQSSYHGNQQSYPQEVHGSSRLEEFSPRQQAQMFQSFGGGAGSGRRGATGASTAMPGESSGHQSYQGFRKEAGEFYYMAANKDPVASGGQQPPQRRPSGPVQSYGPPQGSSFGSQYGSEGHVGQFQTQHSTLGGVSHYQQDYTGPFSPGSAQYQQQASSQQQQVQQLRQQIYQSHQPLPQASSQSASSTSHLQPMQRPSTLPSSASGYQLRVGQFSQHYQPPSSSSSSSFPSPQRFGQSGQNYDGSYSVNSGSQYEGHAVGSNAQAYGTQSNYSFQTQPMKSFEQSKLPQSGQQGQQQQHPPQHVMQYSNAATKLSLQSQVGQYSQSEVPVRSPMQFHQNFSPISNPSPAASVVQSPSCSSTPSPLMSGGENLQCGQGNMSMGSRNRILQMMPQLSPTPSMMPSPNAHAGGFKGFGLEGLQEKRLTDPGLSSLSALSSQVANLPNTVQHMLLSDALAPQKKSSKRSSSSKKADSCTNSEGSSQAEEQLKSPLAESLDGGCSSSSEDHGERVRQLSGQSTSSDTTYKGGNLERSNSSPAQGSQNEPSKLSSSPAAREDVASPDGKEAVVAVENAPKVNEKAVGVIVSREAMTGRVEKSGGQDKPAQDDASTATQAPASASGAKEAGHVGTQPETQGGSKGSKSGDNTNHNGEGNSQPGHAVVGPNFPARTEPSKSPGSLRYSYKDNIAAGLQRNIGGFPQYPSGQEKGDFPGHSERKGRNEKFPSLLQEVLQGYHHHPDRRYSRNAQEHSGMTGSLEGAMRPNILISQTNELTNRGLLNKSMGSLLEGPHWGPWDRKSSSAAPDMKQINLADYPIARKFDVESQSSSHEGGALSERRSVICDISPLRQLVRDPGPHPMGHMGPEARSGRSERLAPGLSQSVILPGGLVSMETKMKAHSGQIKEEDFEQSKSSASLNNKKSGDHCHPAGIKHESFRGNASPGAAVSDAAPDYIPQQDSRSTQMRRAPGRTGSSRGKSPSQFQDLADKLKMSPGRSRGPGTDLHHMNPHMTLSERVNRGSLHSAYPQNSEGPSLASAYHTNARPHAFGDPNQSLNSQYHYKRQIYQQQQEEYKDWASSTAQGVIAAAQHRQEGARKSPRQQQFLERVRSPLKNDKDGMMYLQGSSYHDTGSQEVARCVMGSDSTQSKCTELKHGNQKLQHHESGWDLSRQTSPAKSSGPLGAANQKRFCPQESDGHRREESTDLPKPSNAMLRLPGQEDQSPQNPLIMRRRVRSFISPIPTKRQPQDVKNSGSEDKGRLMTSAKEGADKTYNSYAHSSQSQDVGKSVAKGDSFKDLPSPDNRNCPAVSLTSPAKTKILPPRKGRGLKLEAIVQKITSPNIRRSVSTNSAETGADTVTLDDILSLKSGPEGGNVAGHGPEAEKRKGEMSDQVGPASQDTTGEITLPRSSEEWQSSEDDKTKTEVPETASVGKEGAGSSAAPPPSQKSSGQGRSDGSVSGAGTLTFSDSKTISPSGVFTSEPNPKSEEKDGDVTNISPKPDGFPPKGYFPSGKKKGRPIGSVNKQKKQQQQQQQQQQLPPPPPPPPVPSQSSEGVGGGEPKPKRQRRERRKPAAQPRKRKPRRAAPIVEPQEPEIKLKYATQSVDKTDSKNKSFFPYIHVVNKCELGAVCTIINAEEEEQNKLVRGRKGQRSSTPPPSNVESKVLPTSTFMLQGPVVTESSVLGHLVCCLCGKWASYRNMGDLFGPFYPQDYAATLPKNPPPKRATEMQSKVKVRHKSASNGSKTDTEEEEEQQQQKEQRSLAAHPRFKRRHRSEDCSGASRSLSRGASCKKATTDGGSGGEKTPLDSKPSMPTSEGGTELELQIPELPLDSNEFWVHEGCILWANGIYLVCGRLYGLQEAVEIAREMKCSHCQEPGATLGCYNKGCSFRYHYPCAIDADCLLNEENFSVRCPKHKILDDPLESPASFPVFCDGISTLFTVSV, from the exons ATGATGTTTGACTGTATGGAGACATTGGAGACATGGACACAG GAGGGCTTTCGAGCTGCCGCTCTGCTGCTGAACAGCATGCAGTCCTTTCGGGAGCAAAGTAGTTACCACGGAAACCAGCAGAGCTACCCGCAGGAAGTACACGGTTCATCCCGCCTGGAAGAGTTCAGCCCCCGCCAGCAGGCCCAGATGTTCCAGAGCTTTGGAGGAGGTGCTGGCAGTGGACGTCGTGGAGCAACAGGAGCCTCTACAGCAATGCCTGGTGAGAGCTCTGGCCATCAGAGCTACCAAGGTTTCAGAAAAGAAGCAGGAGAGTTTTACTATATGGCTGCCAACAAAGATCCAGTGGCGTCAGGAGGGCAGCAGCCACCTCAGCGCAGGCCTTCTGGACCAGTACAGAGCTATGGGCCCCCTCAAGGGAGTAGCTTTGGGAGTCAGTATGGGAGTGAGGGACATGTGGGCCAGTTTCAAACACAGCACTCGACCCTTGGGGGTGTATCCCACTATCAACAGGATTATACCGGTCCTTTTTCTCCGGGGAGTGCCCAGTATCAGCAACAGGCTTCtagccagcagcagcaggtgcaGCAGCTGAGACAGCAGATCTATCAGTCTCATCAGCCTTTACCCCAGGCTTCCAGCCAGTCTGCTTCTAGCACCTCACACTTGCAGCCAATGCAGCGTCCATCCACTCTGCCTTCCTCTGCTTCTGGGTACCAGTTACGAGTGGGTCAGTTCAGCCAACACTATCAGCCACCTTcgtcgtcgtcctcctcctctttcccctccccgcaGCGTTTTGGCCAGTCAGGACAGAATTATGATGGAAGCTACAGCGTGAATTCTGGGTCACAGTATGAAGGCCATGCTGTGGGTTCCAATGCACAGGCATATGGGACCCAGTCAAACTACAGCTTTCAGACTCAACCGATGAAAAGCTTTGAGCAGTCTAAGCTGCCCCAAAGcgggcagcaggggcagcagcaacagcaccCACCTCAGCATGTAATGCAGTATTCAAATGCTGCCACCAAGCTCTCTCTTCAAAGTCAAGTGGGACAGTACAGCCAGAGTGAAGTTCCTGTAAGGTCACCAATGCAGTTCCACCAAAACTTCAGTCCAATCTCTAATCCATCTCCTGCTGCATCTGTGGTTCAGTCTCCAAGCTGCAGCTCTACACCTTCTCCACTCATGTCAGGTGGAGAAAATCTCCAGTGTGGGCAAGGCAACATGTCCATGGGTTCTAGAAATCGAATCCTGCAGATGATGCCTCAGCTTAGTCCTACACCATCTATGATGCCAAGCCCCAATGCTCATGCAGGGGGATTCAAGGGGTTTGGGCTGGAaggactgcaggaaaaaaggctCACAGATCCAGGGCTGAGCAGCCTGAGTGCTCTAAGTTCTCAAGTGGCCAATCTGCCCAACACAGTCCAGCACATGTTGCTTTCAGATGCCTTGGCTCCTCAGAAAAAAAGTTCCAAAAGGTCATCCTCTTCAAAGAAGGCCGACAGCTGCACCAACTCAGAAGGCTCCTCCCAGGCAGAGGAGCAACTAAAGTCTCCCCTGGCAGAGTCCCTTGATGGTGGCTGTTCCAGTAGTTCAGAGGATCATGGGGAAAGGGTGAGACAGCTGAGTGGCCAGAGCACCAGCTCAGACACCACTTACAAAGGGGGTAACTTAGAGAGATCCAACTCCTCACCAGCACAAGGCTCTCAGAATGAGCCATCAaaactcagcagcagccctgcagctaGGGAAGATGTGGCCTCCCCTGATGGGAAGGAAGCTGTGGTGGCTGTGGAAAATGCCCCAAAAGTTAATGAAAAGGCAGTTGGGGTGATTGTCTCCCGGGAAGCCATGACAGGAAGAGTAGAAAAGTCAGGCGGACAAGATAAACCTGCACAAGATGATGCTTCCACAGCCACTCAGGCACCAGCTAGTGCTAGTGGAGCGAAAGAAGCTGGGCATGTAGGGACGCAGCCAGAAACTCAAGGAGGAAGTAAAGGGAGTAAAAGTGGAGATAACACTAACCATAATGGAGAGGGGAACAGCCAGCCTGGTCATGCAGTTGTTGGGCCAAATTTTCCTGCAAGAACAGAACCTTCCAAATCTCCTGGCAGTTTAAGATACAGTTACAAGGATAATATAGCAGCTGGTCTACAGAGAAATATTGGTGGCTTTCCACAGTATCCTTCTGGTCAAGAAAAAGGGGATTTTCCAGGGCACAGTGAGCGCAAAGGCCGAAATGAGAAGTTTCCTAGCCTCCTACAGGAGGTCTTACAGGGGTACCACCATCATCCAGATAGAAGGTATTCTAGGAACGCACAGGAGCATTCTGGGATGACGGGGAGTTTGGAGGGAGCCATGAGGCCCAATATCTTAATTAGTCAAACCAATGAATTGACCAATAGAGGCCTCTTAAATAAAAGCATGGGGTCTCTCTTGGAAGGCCCTCACTGGGGTCCCTGGGACAGGAAGTCTAGCAGCGCAGCTCCTGACATGAAGCAGATAAATCTAGCTGATTACCCTATTGCTAGAAAGTTTGATGTGGAGTCTCAGTCTTCTTCCCATGAAGGGGGAGCGCTCTCAGAGAGGAGATCAGTGATCTGTGACATATCTCCATTAAGGCAACTTGTCAGAGATCCTGGCCCTCACCCAATGGGGCACATGGGTCCTGAGGCCAGAAGTGGAAGGAGTGAACGTCTTGCCCCTGGCTTGAGCCAGTCAGTAATACTCCCTGGTGGTTTAGTATCCATGGAAACAAAGATGAAAGCTCACAGTGGGCAAATAAAAGAAGAGGATTTTGAACAGTCAAAGAGCTCAGCTAGTCTCAATAATAAAAAATCGGGAGACCATTGTCATCCTGCTGGCATCAAGCACGAATCTTTCCGAGGCAATGCTAGCCCTGGAGCTGCAGTCTCCGATGCTGCTCCAGACTACATTCCCCAGCAGGACAGCAGATCAACACAGATGAGACGAGCACCTGGCAGAACTGGAAGCAGCAGGGGTAAATCACCTTCTCAATTTCAGGATCTTGCTGATAAGCTGAAAATGTCACCAGGCAGAAGCAGAGGCCCAGGGACAGATCTGCATCACATGAACCCACACATGACACTATCTGAAAGAGTTAACAGGGGTTCCTTGCATTCTGCTTACCCTCAGAATTCAGAAGGCCCGTCTTTGGCTTCAGCATATCACACAAATGCTAGGCCTCATGCTTTTGGTGACCCTAACCAGAGTTTAAATTCCCAATATCATTACAAGAGACAGATATACCAGCAACAGCAAGAAGAATACAAAGATTGGGCAAGTAGCACTGCTCAGGGTGTGATTGCTGCAGCTCAGCACAGGCAGGAAGGAGCAAGGAAGAGCCCAAGACAACAGCAGTTTCTGGAAAGAGTAAGGAGTCCCTTAAAAAATGACAAGGATGGAATGATGTACCTTCAAGGTAGCTCTTACCACGATACTGGAAGCCAGGAAGTTGCGCGCTGCGTTATGGGGAGTGACAGTACTCAGAGCAAATGCACCGAACTGAAACACGGCAACCAGAAGTTGCAGCATCACGAATCTGGTTGGGACCTCTCTCGGCAAACTTCTCCTGCCAAAAGTAGTGGCCCTCTCGGAGCAGCCAACCAAAAAAGATTTTGCCCTCAAGAAAGCGATGGGCATCGACGAGAGGAATCTACAGATTTGCCCAAGCCTAGTAATGCCATGCTCAGGCTCCCTGGTCAGGAAGACCAGTCTCCTCAAAATCCATTAATTATGAGGAGGAGAGTCCGTTCTTTCATCTCGCCTATCCCTACCAAAAGACAGCCACAGGATGTGAAGAATAGTGGCAGTGAAGATAAAGGGCGACTGATGACTTCAGCAAAAGAAGGAGCTGATAAAACGTACAACTCCTATGCCCATTCATCTCAAAGCCAAGATGTTGGCAAGTCAGTTGCAAAGGGAGATTCCTTCAAGGACCTGCCAAGTCCTGATAATAGGAATTGCCCTGCTGTTTCCCTCACAAGCCCGGCTAAGACCAAAATATTGCCCCCAAGAAAGGGGCGAGGATTAAAACTGGAAGCTATTGTTCAAAAAATTACATCTCCCAATATTAGGAGAAGTGTTTCTACCAACAGTGCTGAAACTGGCGCAGATACTGTCACTCTTGATGACATCCTGTCCCTTAAGAGTGGACCTGAAGGAGGAAATGTGGCTGGACATGGACCAGAGGctgagaagagaaaaggagagatgtCAGATCAAGTGGGGCCAGCAAGCCAGGATACAACTGGTGAAATAACTCTTCCAAGATCTTCAGAAGAGTGGCAAAGCAGTGAGGATGATAAAACCAAGACAGAGGTCCCTGAAACTGCCAGTGTTGGTAAAGAAGGAGCAGGATCCAGTGCAGCACCACCACCTTCTCAGAAATCAAGTGGTCAGGGAAGGTCTGATGGATCTGTAAGCGGAGCTGGAACTCTGACCTTTTCTGACTCAAAAACAATTTCCCCTTCCGGTGTGTTTACTTCTGAACCAAATCCGAAGTCTGAGGAAAAAGATGGAGATGTGACAAACATTTCACCCAAGCCAGACGGTTTCCCTCCAAAGGGATattttccctctggaaaaaaaaaggggaggccAATTGGGAGTGTGAACAAGCaaaagaagcagcaacagcagcagcagcaacagcagcaactgccaccgcccccgccacccccaccaGTACCTTCACAGTCTTCAGAAGGGGTAGGTGGCGGTGAGCCAAAACCgaagaggcaaaggagagagaggcGAAAACCTGCAGCACAGCCACGGAAGCGGAAGCCTAGACGGGCTGCTCCGATTGTGGAGCCTCAAGAACCAGAGATCAAGCTTAAATATGCTACCCAGTCTGTAGATAAAACTGACTCCAAGAATAAGTCCTTTTTCCCTTATATTCATGTGGTAAACAAGTGTGAATTAGGCGCTGTGTGCACAATCATTAAtgcggaggaagaggagcagaacaAATTGGTGAGGGGTCGGAAAGGACAGAGGTCTTCAACACCCCCTCCTAGCAATGTGGAGAGCAAAGTGCTGCCCACCTCAACTTTCATGCTGCAGGGCCCTGTAGTAACAGAGTCTTCTGTCTTAGGGCATCTGGTTTGCTGCCTGTGTGGCAAATGGGCCAGCTATCGTAACATGGGTGACCTCTTTGGTCCTTTCTACCCCCAGGATTACGCAGCCACCTTGCCCAAGAACCCGCCTCCAAagagggccacagaaatgcagAGCAAGGTCAAGGTACGGCACAAAAGTGCTTCTAATGGTTCCAAGACAGATacggaagaggaggaggaacagcaacaacagaaggAACAAAGAAGCCTAGCTGCTCATCCCCGCTTTAAGAGGCGGCACCGCTCTGAGGACTGTAGTGGAGCCTCTCGGTCACTTTCAAGGGGAGCTTCTTGTAAAAAAGCAACCACTGAcggtggcagtggtggtgaaAAGACTCCTTTGGACTCAAAGCCCTCTATGCCCACTTCAGAAGGTGGCACTGAGCTGGAGTTACAAATTCCTGAACTACCTCTTGACAGCAATGAATTTTGGGTCCATGAGGGTTGTATTCTCTGGGCCAATGGGATCTACCTGGTCTGTGGCAGGCTCTATGGGctgcaggaagctgtggagaTTGCAAGAGAGATG